Within the Paramormyrops kingsleyae isolate MSU_618 chromosome 2, PKINGS_0.4, whole genome shotgun sequence genome, the region TATAAGGGCGTTTGGTGTCATCTCCGTGTGGGGTATAAGGGCGTTTGGTGTCAGCCTCGTGTGGGGTATAAGGGCGTTTGGTGTCAGCCTCGTGTGGGGTATAAGGGCGTTTGGTGTCATCTCCGTGTGGGGTATAAGGGCCTTTGGTGTCATCTCCATGTGGGGTATAAGGGCGTTTGGTGTCAGCCTCGTGTGGGGTATAAGGGCATTTGGTGTCAGCCTCGTGTGGGGTATAAGGGCGTTTGGTGTTATCTCCGTGTGGGGTATAAGGGCGTTTGGTGTCATCTCCGTGTGGGGTATAAGGGCGTTTGGTGTCAGCCTCGTGTGGGGTATAAGGACCTTTGGTGTCAGCCTCGTGTGGGGTATAAGGACCTTTGGTGTCAGCCTCGTGTGGGGTATAAGGGCGTTTGGTGTCAGCCCCATGTGGGGTATAAGGGCGTTTGGTGTCTGGCACTTTGGCAGGCTCTCACATGGACTCTGACAGGCCAGTGGGGGTCAGCACAGTCAGGTTTCCTCTGGCGTTCTGGTCGGCTTCGATGGCTTCAAACAGGGACTTGAAGTTTCCGGCGCCAAAACCCTGGAATTGCAGTTAGAGCTCTTCTGTACAGGAAGCAGTGTGGCACTGGCTTGATTAAGCACCAACGCCTCAATAAGCACTGGCATAGGGCTTTGCCCTGAAACACACCTGATGGTTATGTCGCTGAATGACTTCCAGGAAAACAGTAGGCCGGTCCTGTACAGGCTTGGTGAAGATCTGGAGCAGGTACCCATGATCGTCATAATCCACCAGGATCTTCAGCTCCTGAAAAACCACTATTAGGGGTCCAAGCAGCAATAGCTGCTGAATCCCTGATGTTTTTTCCATGGTCACTGCACAgtataacctcctgagaccccacccattcatttatgtccaatgtagtggacattttgtttttgcatcaaTCTTTttactgatgtaaggaaacgtatttattcctgttgtacactaaagaggacatgctgtgaaataaaaaaaataatacatttgaaaaaatctaaattgtaagatgtcttatttcctccaaagacaaataacctaaaactgaaggacactttttcccttgggtctcaggaggttatggGAGAGCTCAGTTTGTATTTTGACTGAAAAGCAGGACATAATCTGGTTCTTCTGTGTAAAACTGCTATATTACTTATTGAATCCCATTTGGAATAGGTCATAAAGGCCGGAATATCGCtgtccttggggggggggggtcactgaatGTCAGTGTTTCTCTGAGCTCCGTCTTTTGGTGTCCTGTGCTGAGTTCCGTGTGCCGCCCCTCACCTGCAGAACATCCAAATCCTCGCTGATCTTCACTTTAGACACTTTTAGTCTCTCTCTTAGCTGCTGGTAGTAAGTTTCCGGAACGGTCATGAACTCCATTCCACGTTCCTTCAGGTTACGGATctaaaaaaacagtaaaaaaaaaaaaaaaaacctctataCAGCATGCATGCATATTCAAGAAGTGGAACAATACAATAATCACCAGATATTCCAATTTTTCTGTTGCTTTGTTCTGCTTCCACTGTATTGTGATATATCTATGGTAATTGTACTAAATATGACAGAATGTCCATATGTCTATACAAATGTGTCTTGCTACAATGCTTGAATACCATAAAGTCTAAAGAAATATGGATttcattctgattggctgctatcatttctggacccaaacgACCATGGCATTGCTAAATTGAAGCTGGAATATTTTGTGTAGCTGCCCGAGTCAAGAGGCCGTGAGGTTGACTCACAGCTGTGATGATGTCTGACGTGTTCATGGCGATATGTTGGACCCCCGGGCCACCGTAGTACTCCACATACTCCTAGAAataacaagaacaacaacaaacaaaaataatacttgATTTGCCACTTTGACAAGCATGAGTACATTGGAATTCCGTGAATTTTCACGAATTCCCTCTTGTTCTCCTACAAGAGTGCAGCTTGAGGTCAGAGTGCAGGGTTGGCCATTTTTTCAGCACACCAGGAGTTTTTGAGGTTAGGGCTGTTGCTCAAGGGTCCGACAGCAGTCAAGCCAataaccttctggtcacagaaTCACATGCTTCAGGGTGAGCTGTGAGTGCTTCCTCACCTGGATCTGGGACTTGCGTTTCCCCAGGGCTGGCTCATTGATGGGCATCTTCACTGTTTCCTCATGGTTGGCTACCACTATAGACCGCAAGGCACTGAAGTCTGTCTGTAGCTGCTTGTCATCCACCGACCAGAAGCGGTGGAACAGCAAATTCATCCGGTACCTTTGTGAGACCATCACAACCAATCAGCAATAAGAGAGGCCATGCCAGCCCTGCAGCAACTGTAACCCCATCTGACCCCGTGGGCACCCCTGGATGCAGGAACTGAAAGCCTGTAAATTCTTTTACTCCAGTGAGTAGAAGTAGTGAAGCAGTTCTGAGAAAGGCTGGAGGGTTAAATATCTCCAGATGCAAAGGAGGCCCAGAAAAGTAGAGAAACATTAAGAGTAGTCTGGGCTTGTGCCAAGTGCTTACTTAATAATAATACCCCCCCATGTGTGCACTCATTCACTCCATGAGGCTGAAACTTATATTAGATAACAGAATTCTGACTGCACTTGTCAAAACAGTTATTGTGCTAACAGGCTCTATCAGTGCAGGTCCTGGTGTGTAGTTCAGACGTTAACAGTGCTCCTCAGAACAGTGTATCATGTGCTAATGCTCTTTGTCAGTATGCGCTGGTGTCCCGTGAGTGTGTTAGTGGTTGTCTGCTGCTGTGTTCTCTCCAGCACCCTTACCACTCCACCACCGAGATCATCTCGCTGTCCGGCTGGTTCCCGACCACATGGTCGATGAAATTCAGATTGCCACTTGGCCTGCAGGGGTAAGGGACAGCAATACTCAGTCAGGACCCAGGCGTATGTCCCTGAGGAGTCTGCTCTCATAtcccccccctgctggccacgccCTCCGTTCTCACATCCCGCCCCTGCTGGCTACGCCCTCCGTTCTCACATCCCGCCCCTGCTGGCTACGCCCTCCGTTCTCACATCCCGCCCCTGCTGGCCAGTCCTTCCGTTCTCACATCccgcccctgctggccaggcccTCTGCTCTCATATCccgcccctgctggccacgccCTCTGCTCTCACATCCCGCCCCTGCTGGCCAGTCTTTCCGTTCTCACATCccacccctgctggccaggcctTCCGTTCTCACATCccgcccctgctggccaggcttTCCGTTCTCACATCctgcccctgctggccacgccCTCCGTTCTCACATCCCGTCCCTGCTGGCCACGCCCTCCGTTCTCACATCccgcccctgctggccacgccCTCCGTTCTCACATCccacccctgctggccacgccCTCCGTTCTCACATCccgcccctgctggccacgccCTCCGTACTCACAGCTTAGCAAGCAGTGGATCCTGGAAGGGAGGCGAGTGGAAGCCAGGCAAGAAGAGGCCTGTGTAAGCCTTTCTCTCCACGAGGGTGTGTGTGGTGTCACCATACTGCAAAGAGAGCAAAAGGCCTACGTGTCACTGCATCGGCACAGACCCCCTCAAGCAGGGCCACCCTGATCTGCTGTCTGAGCTCATGGGAGACACAGCCAAGCTCTAACCACTCTGCAGACATGGGTAGTTCAAGACATCTGCCAGTTACAGGGTAGCACTCCAGCAGTGACGTCACTGTCACTTACAGTCTGAAGAACAGCCATCTTCACAGAACCATGTCCATCTTCCAGCACATGGGGCTCCTTCAGGATGACGGCTCCCCGCTCTTTGGCTTTCTGCAGCACGTCGAGACAGAAGAACGGCTCCCCGTCACTGAGATGGCAGTAAGGCAGAGCCGAATGGTTGCTGGTCTTCAGAGTGTGCCCTTACCTGAACTAGGAAGTCGAGGTCCTCCACACTGAAGGCGACATCTTTGACCCCGTCGCCATGCTTCACCAGGTGCTCCCCCATCTCTGGTTGGCCGAGTCATGGCAGGGAGTGGAGCAGGATTCCGGTGTAGTCAGGCCCGGCTTGGTAACCCACTTACACCCTCTCAGCGCTACAGCTGCTCATGCCAAGTCTGAGGTCTTATAAAATCCTTGCATGCAGACATTGGGAGCTTCACTTTCTTACCTTTATTTCCGGGATTCAGtgcagatgagaaaacaaaaattatCTGTAAGGAGGCAGATTGAAAATAAAGTTATCATCAGTGGCCTCGTTCACTTGCTGTTCTCAGATCAGATTGGTTACCTCTGTACATTTTCTTCTCGCCCAGAGGATGAGTTAGACTTTCTCACTCTAGACTTTCTcaacccttttttttttattattattattattattattattattatttctgtttacctttgttttctttttacctttttctccccctctccccatggtgattaatgtctgttattgttacgatcgttgtttctgtatccccccccgggttttttccacggtactgggaCGGGTGAGTTTGGAGTGGCCACACTCTTTGGtcttgaatttaatgtaaaataaagttgtcctccgaagagtggtgggcaataaaataaaaaaaaaatgtaaaaatttaaaaaaaaaaaaagaaatattgaGTCAATTCGACTAAAGTGACTTCTGCTCTCACCTCATCTCTTACTTCCATCTTAAATACAGTACTGATTAAGTTGGACAAACAGCCCACATCTCTGGGATCAACTCCTAAGTCCCACCTTGTCCTGCTTGACCACGTGGGACACCACGTCCCGGTTCCCTGTCTCCAGTCCTTGGTAGGCTagaggttcaaatcccatcttgTTGCAATAGAAGGAAGCAGCCTAACGGAAGGAAGCAAGAGTATAGAGGTGGCTTTACAGCCATGTGCGGCCCGTAACCAGATTCACTACTGAACACTAATTATACACATGGAGCACATCATTATAATAAGCTTTCAGATTTGCATCATAAGTACATAGTTTACTGCTATTTGGTGTCTCCATTATTTTTCTAACATACTTAATATTAAAGTACTTGAAAATGTTACAGAAATCGTATAAATATCCTGACAAGAGTCactgagcagcagcagcaccttATGCTCTGTGATTTCCTGgaatgttttaatgaaatcctAGAATATTCCAGTCTTATAAATGAATGACATTTGCTTTTGGGTTTAAAAATAAAGCTCACGCTACATCAATTGTAAACTTTTCATTTTCTAAAAGTATGACAAAAATAATGactgttaataataatattgtttaaTATGATGGCAAATCACCACCCTCTCTGTACTGCTGTTATTTGTGAGGCTTTCTACCAGCCCAGATGTGTCTAATTTAACCCCCGACTCCCCCAAGCCGCAGATGAAATTGTTTAGCCTTTCAATGTGGATCTAATTAAAGCAAAAATGGAGTGGCTTGACTTACGAGCTGACGGATTTATCCCCACCCCTCCGGAGAGCCAATAGTCATTTTCTGAAGGAACACCCCTCAAAATAATAGAAGGAAACcggaaataaaaaaagaaaaaacgcATTCCGCGTGGTCGCCTTTACCTGTTTCGCATTGCCGACCCAGAAGGTGATGTGGTCGAAGCAGATAAACCTGCCTCGCTCATGCTGAAGGGCAAAGAGAACAAAGAAAGAACCGTGTGCAACATACGGTCGGATTTTCCGCTTGTAAATATGTAATTGTATTTCCATATGTTTTATGGGCTTGTATGACATACTGCATGCAactcatttaaatataaacaatatgACGTTTGCATTGATTAGAAGTACAATTTATGTTAAAACTTTAGTTACATACCTTTTCACCTTTATCGATGTATGTTgtctaaaataataataaaaaactatTTATAAATATCTTCCGAAAATGCCTAACATCACTTTTTCATGTTACTAACAGTTACTTTATTTGACAATACCTATATAAAGATATATCGATATATATCAACAGTACTCAACAGTAACATACCTAGGAAGTCATTCTCGCATACAATTTTCGTTTACATATGCAATTAATTCTTTAGATGGCCTACTAAGACACTAAACATAATAATTGTTAATAAACACTTTAAAGAAAAATGTCACAAATCACACATATTCTTACCATTTTAGCTTCGGATCCTTGCTCGACAGCCTGCCCAGAAAACTTGGCAACTTAAAATTGACGATCGTTCCCAGATCGCAGGCACGGGAGCGCGCAGAGGGGCGGGTGTTGCCGCAGGTAATGATGCTGAAGTTTCGTAATTTCTTGCCAGAGATTGCAAGCGATATAAACGTATTCACGCTGAAATAAAGAAAGAGTCTTAGAAAGAGTAAACCtgagtataataataataatattaacaacaataataataatagtaataataacaggTCGCAAAGCGTGACAATATACCGCAGAAACTatataaaaagaaacaattCAGGTAGTTAGTACTtcaattatttttcttttttgaatgaCCAGGTTTCTTTGCAAACAACTGCATGCTCTGCAGTATTTCCAGATTTTAGGCCGCCCATGTGAAGAGAAGCGCGTTTGCTGTTAAATATGCCGGCTGAGAGGTGTTGCGCCGAAACTGGCTCCCGATTGGCTCGCAGCCCTTCATGCGCTCAGCCGCGCCGTCTCCGCGCGCAGGGAGCGGCGACATGTCTGCCCATTACATGTAACAAAAACGGCAAGCAACTGTAAGAATCAAACGAACTCATAATTCACCGAAAAGCTTAAAAGCTCTATCtgcattttaagtaaaataaacatgtggccaaaaaaaaacaaataagatCGAATAAGTTTGTCTCAAATAAGCAAAGAGAATTGAAAACGGAttaatgcagatttaaaaataagttCATTAGGAAACCAGTCAAAGCCATCCATCTGTCCGTCCGTCTGTGCATTCATCcgtccatcaatccatccatccattcatccatcttccataaccacttgcCCTGTGCAGGACTGCGGTGCAGATATATTTCAAATATGTCTACATTGCTTTGCTAGTGGCTGGAGCAGAATTTTTTATTACTGGGTAAAATATCTGAAACATACTACAACTAAATTAATTCTCGTATCTAACGACTGTACTAAGCTATTAAGATTAATTTTCCTTTCAATTTTGACAACTCAAATTGTAAGACTACAGACCTTAAGTATGGATGATGCAGGTGTGTTTAGTCTAAAGCGACGTAATGCAGGGTTCAGTGCTGAAGGAACATTTGGGtttagggccttgctcaaggggcAAGACAATGATATGATTACTCTACTGGCCatgagatttgaacccacaaccttctagACCCCAAACCTACTGAGCTACACACTGTCACACTTTGACATCAGTCAGGCTGATGGAGAGATTTTCATTTGGCTTTAATGCAAAGTCACAAAACACTGTTTACAAGGATGgttcttattttctttcttttatgtTTTCAAAATTGGCCTTCAGAATTTGCTAAATTTGCAAACCAAACATTTCTTGTTATCTGGATCTGGTCTCCCAGCCACTTTCTGAGAGCCCAGCCCTAGCTGTAAAATTTCAAGATTCAAGACCTTTATGACCATGTGCAATAGGTGCATTGCAGTGCTTACTTATTCAGCCACTGAAGCACAATAACAGATCTATGATGTGCAGGTGCCACGGATGTCACTGCCAGGGGACGTGTGGATGTTAGTAATTTGAATGGCTTGGGGAAAGGAGCTGTTGATTAGAGTAGAAGTGGCAAATAACTAAGAGCTGATGAGCGCAGTTTTGGATCGAATCAAATTCCTGACTGTGCGTTGGTCTCCACGGCATGGCTGTGTGTGAAGGTGCCCAGGGGACGCCCCCTTGTGGTTAGCTCTGGTCCATCTCAGAGAGGTGTTATTGTGAACCGCAAGGGTGCTTTCGGAGCTGTGGCCGTCTTGTTGTTGATTGGAGCCTGGAGGAATAAGAAGCACTCGCTCTGTCAGGTGGCAGGCGGCTGGCTGTGGCCCCCAGGACACAAAGGCGTCCCCAGACATGATACACTCATCCAGCAGAGACAAACAACCAGGTCATAGGCATCAAAAAGCAGCCTTTTGCAAGGGGAAGCCACGGCGAGGACCACCCAGCTCGACCTGTTCACACTTTGCGCATTGACACGGCAGACAGGCTGAAGCAGTGCAGACCTCCTGGGGGCGCACTGCCCCCCACCACCTTGGCGGCCTTTGTTTTTTTCACCCTTTTTCCCAGAGGCCCCTGTTGTCAAGTGATGCATTTAGGGTCTGCAAATGAGAGTCTTCAGGTGTACAGCAGCAGTGTGTCAGGGTCCAGGGTATCCACTGACATATcagttaaatatattttatccCAAGTtcttaattattataatttattttaatttaatgttattAGCTTCACTACATATACATGCAATTGCATATCAATTAGATCAATTCATCAAAAGTTCTAGATGTTATAGAGTGGAAGCACCTGTATGGGTTGAGGAGACCGTGACGCTCCTCTTGTTCTGTGACGTTCTCTGAAGATTGGCATTGAAGTGCAGGTCCAGTGAAGCGATGTGAGTCTTTCTGAGGCTCCTAACGGGAGCAGCAGAGCACTCCCTGGGGAGGGACTTGCCAAGCTGGTGCCAGCCGGGCACACTGGGTAATGCAGGTGCTGCAAACCGATTGGTGGGCAGGAAGACCCTCCGAGGAGTTAGCAGGCAGCGAGCTTACTCAGTCGGCACATCACCCAGGAAACACGGAGAGGAGGCCAGATACGGCAGCACAGCCTGAAGGAGCTCTCCAGATCTCCTGAAGGTGGAATGGAGCCACCCGTAGACACAAGAAGCGGAGGGACGCAGGAAGACCAGGAGTCAGTTGAGGAGCAAAGAGGCAAGGAGACCCCGGAAAGGCCAGAGGCGGCCCCTCTCCCTGGGACCATGGTGGCAGATTCATCCAGGGCACGACTTCTCTTCATGCAGGTACAGGAGCAGGTGAGGTCCCAGGCAGCCAAGCACTGCGGCAGGAAGACGGCGCTCGTGGATATGGTGCAGCTGGCTGCACAGGAAATGAAGCACAGGGTCGGGGAGGCAGGAGACCAGAGCAAGGATCAAGAACGAGCACAAGATAGGGACGCAGTAGGAGAGGAAGTTCCAGATGGGCAGGAGATGCTGACCGGCCTGGAGGCACTGAGGAGAGAGTTCAAACATGAGCTGGATCTGCTAAGAGCCGAGATACAGGATTACATCAATAAAGTCACCCAAGGCCTGGAATCCAGGATGCTGAGCCAGAGGGCCAACTTCCAGTTGCAAGTTCTCCAGGGGCCGGGCACAGCAGGACGGCCACACCAGACTGAAGACCAGAGTCTGGTAGGGAGGCACAAGTCCCTCTCTGTGCCCTCGCTTCTCCCTGGCAAAGTCCCGAACCGGGCTGCGACCAGCACCAGGCCCAAAGCCCGCCGCACAAAGTCGGAGACCTTCAGCCTGAACAGTGAGGGCTTGTCTGAGAATGCTGACTCCAAGGTGATGGCAGCGAGGAGCATCCGGACGAAGAAGGCAGCGGGGGCTCTGCCACACAGCAAGGCTTTGGTCAGGGGCACTGCAAAGGTAGAGAACCCAGGAAGAGTGAAGCAGAAAGCAGGAACAGCCTCGTCACACTGAGCTGCAGCAGGCGAGGCGAGCGAAGACTGTGCGGCCTCACAGACGTATGAAGGCGCGAGGAGCTTTCACACTGATGATTCCAAATCTACAGGTGAAGGCTGAAGATTGAGCTCTTATAGCATTTTCACCAATTTAGCTTTTAGTTATAGGTCTTTATCAAACACACTACAGATGTTTGTCAGCTGTTTTATATAGTATATGGTCCATGCTAAGCCATCACAGCGTCAGCATGATGAACGACATCAGACCCATAGTTACTTTTCACCTGTTTCTCCATAGATGATTAGAATTAGAATCAATTCATGTtgaaattctcttttgatttgTGACAGTAACACTAATTAGATTTTTTatcaaatttgtttttaaatattttggtaGAATAAATATTTTTGGCACCAGGCTTGTCTCCAGGACGCCAATGCCTTTATACTTGCCTAAAAATGCCAAACCAACTTGTTATATTGACAATTAATACAACACATGTTACTGACTTGTGGTAGCAAGTTTATAAAGTTTAGCCAGTAAATAACTAAACTTCTTTAGGAAAGTGGAGAAATAATCAATTTCTAGTTTTGTTGTATATTCACTGGTGTGATGTAATTACACATGAAATAAACAGTCCGTGTGTAAGAAGTCCCGCTGTAAAGCTCTGTACCTCACGCATACGTCCTCTTAGCACGATGGCCTCTGAGGTTCCATTTAGCTGCCTAACAAGTCATATAACTTGCCAATTACAGCCAGGGGTAGATTAATGCTTAAATTAAGGCTTTCCTGGGCAACATGAACGTCCACGCTGCTATCAGCCAGGCCCCCCCAAACAAATGAAATGGCTTCTGGTTACAGATACAGAGCCGTATGTCCCAGGTAACTGCAGTCATACCACAAAACACCTCTGTCTTAAACAGGTAATGCAGATTGTagtaaacatgaaaataagCCACTGTTCTTTTCACATAAAGATAATTTCCTCCCAATAACGGCACTGCACATTATGATTGTCTGTTGTGCATGTGGGGGGATCCCAGTGctgcagtggtgcagtgctgCAGTGGGTAGCAGTGTgacctcatacctctgggaccagggtttgtgTCTCCAGGATggttccgtgtgtggagtttgcaggttctctccatgttgttttggggtttcctccaggtactccagtttccccccacagtccaaaaaacatgcttaggctaattggagttgctaaattacccatagatgtgtgtgtgccctgaaATGGtttggcgccccctcctgggttgttccctgccttgcacccataacCTCCGGGATAGGTTtcggaccccctgcgaccccaTACAAGATAAGcggttttggaaaatggatgctTTGTATGTAGTCTGTTGCTTtacaatttcttttttttttttaatacaaatttACAGATGCAAGCAGAAGAAAtacatacattaaaaatacCAGTAACACCAAGAGGACTATACTATTGTAAAGCACAACACCTGATTATATACagaaaatgaaatatattcaCAACCTTTAACCGACTTTTgttattgcatttttattttttaaactttaatcATAAATGGCTTGAGAAAAAATGCaaagaaatatattattgttaggGAGAATGCAGAATGAAACTTAATTTGTCATTCTGCATGGAAGTGGCTTTAAAACTGCTCCTACAGTGACACCTAGTGGCAATACCTGTGCTCAGCGCCACTAACTCATCACTTGGACAACCAAGGGGTCTCGTTTATATAACTTGGCTTAAATTTCATTCTAAAAAAGTGCATACGCACAAAAAGTCGGATTTATCAAACCTGGAAATGTCGGAACTACactgtatggacaaaagtattgggacacacttcttaatcattgaattcagatgtttcattcagacctgGGACCGGTTATAGACaggcatatatgagggggcagacagaaatgtgaagggggcacatggtggcgacgaaggcgggaaaggggtggtctggataactgtttttgtcatgtaatgggattgcactttgtcaggcctctaccctaagacctgtccaacttgggggtcccacctgaaggctaagcttctgctggtgtagctcttagggtcactgacgcacgcaaagcccctgaccacggtaaggtggcaatccctcggggggaaaactgaaaaataaaacaacaaaaaataaaataaaatattcctcatcagattaaaaaaaactaaaaacatgacatttaccttaattagatggcctatatcaaacatatttgaacccaacaaaacacttttcactgtTGCCAAtattaacaaaactaaaaagggtaggctaagttatgaaaaagaaaaaatcaattcaccaaGTCTTGAAATATAGGGGTTtctttcactacatgttgtacttgtaaTAACTATGAATGTGaagaataaagaatcttgaaatcttgaaatcacaacgaacaagtcgctcaatgagaatgaatgacgcaaccgactggctaagctgcttctaacgccgaggtggttaaaatggtacggtctgaaatcgttttacattaaattttcctacaaggtgaggttatcgttctttctttttaaaaaaaaaaaacaaaaaaaaaacaaaagaataatgttaagacccccccccccccaaactgttatttttgtcttgataggggggtactgtacccccagTAATGCGAACCATGATTTCACGAGTcgttatgattttgacgagagagattgctgcttcctctaaacCTCCTGCAATCGCGCAactcatttcgctctgccctgcctactgagaaactggctcatttacATACTatcagtgattggatgtttagctggggggagggtgagtgggggatctctgccgagtgccGCGTGAGCGTgtgcacaaacagaacgcggagggaaagagcgaacaagaagtgaaacttatcatctcgtttgtgcctttttcagtggatttttcaaccactgtagtaaatcttgtccatattcagtttgtgggtaattattattttcttccttaacttctaaaagtttgatttaagggggcaggacgtttgtttaagggggcgttgccccctcctgccccagcgtagagccggtgTTCCGTTCAGGCCCCTTGCCACGGGTAGGCTATATAAAACCAAGCACCTATACTTTGGCCAAATTCAAAtattatttgtcacatgcatcaTCATACATATTataacctgcagtgaaatgcttattGCAATGCTCAGAGGAAATATGGGTAAAAACTATTTAAAACTGtataaaaagagaaagagagattaGATATAGTACTATCTATAGAATTGTGCCTGCGGTTCACGAAAGTGGTCGTGAACCAATTTGTACGCGAACCAAGGCAActttccccataagaaagcattgaaattcgattaattcgttcacaagcctaccaaataatattttttgttaattaattttctagtttttacagtaaaaattttaacacaaagaaaaacacaacatagTGTGGCGCCGggcggaccgaggcatcgcgggagcagagaCTGTGAAGACTTGCTTGCCA harbors:
- the hpdb gene encoding 4-hydroxyphenylpyruvate dioxygenase; this translates as MTTYIDKGEKHERGRFICFDHITFWVGNAKQAASFYCNKMGFEPLAYQGLETGNRDVVSHVVKQDKIIFVFSSALNPGNKEMGEHLVKHGDGVKDVAFSVEDLDFLVQKAKERGAVILKEPHVLEDGHGSVKMAVLQTYGDTTHTLVERKAYTGLFLPGFHSPPFQDPLLAKLPSGNLNFIDHVVGNQPDSEMISVVEWYRMNLLFHRFWSVDDKQLQTDFSALRSIVVANHEETVKMPINEPALGKRKSQIQEYVEYYGGPGVQHIAMNTSDIITAIRNLKERGMEFMTVPETYYQQLRERLKVSKVKISEDLDVLQELKILVDYDDHGYLLQIFTKPVQDRPTVFLEVIQRHNHQGFGAGNFKSLFEAIEADQNARGNLTVLTPTGLSESMVLTRCR